The following proteins are encoded in a genomic region of Mycolicibacterium confluentis:
- a CDS encoding GTP cyclohydrolase II, translating into MAAESTAPNGHIRLTSHRGGVGAPPLTWAAPTAAARGPVVGTTTSRAHRNVIGTHSGSYSVYRALAVAAGALSREHRADLTNTAPTDDIGPYPSWHEPGAIVSLDPWGAQVADVFAEHLSAGYDIRPTIAVTKAHVILPEISEAISSGRLRPDGKVLLDGGAALVTKAAVEPVWHLPGVAARFGCSETDLRRVLFEETGGMYPELVTRSDLEVFLPPIGGQTVYLFGSPRDLSDPSVELTARVHDECNGSDVFGSDICTCRPYLTHAIEECIQGAQRGGVGLVAYSRKEGRALGEVTKFLVYNARKRQSGGDSADQYFARTECVAGVQDMRFQELMPDVLHWLGVRRIHRLVSMSNMKYDAITGSGITVDERVNIPDELIPPDARVEIDAKTAAGYFTPGAVPDAVELKKAKGRGLPA; encoded by the coding sequence ATGGCCGCTGAGTCGACGGCGCCGAACGGCCACATCAGGCTGACCTCCCACCGCGGCGGCGTCGGAGCCCCGCCGCTGACCTGGGCGGCCCCCACGGCGGCCGCGCGCGGTCCCGTGGTCGGTACCACCACCTCGCGCGCCCACCGCAACGTGATCGGAACGCACAGCGGGTCCTACAGCGTGTACCGCGCGCTGGCCGTGGCCGCGGGTGCCCTGTCGCGTGAGCACCGGGCGGACCTGACCAACACGGCGCCGACCGATGACATCGGTCCGTATCCGTCATGGCACGAGCCCGGGGCGATCGTCAGCCTCGATCCCTGGGGTGCGCAGGTGGCCGACGTGTTCGCGGAACATCTGAGCGCCGGGTACGACATCCGCCCCACCATCGCGGTCACGAAGGCGCACGTGATCCTGCCCGAGATCAGCGAGGCGATCAGCAGCGGTCGGCTGCGGCCGGACGGGAAGGTGCTGCTCGACGGCGGTGCCGCGCTCGTCACCAAGGCGGCCGTCGAACCCGTGTGGCATCTGCCGGGTGTCGCGGCGCGGTTCGGTTGCAGTGAGACCGACCTGCGTCGCGTGCTGTTCGAGGAGACCGGCGGGATGTATCCCGAACTCGTGACCCGGTCGGACCTCGAGGTGTTCCTGCCTCCGATCGGTGGCCAGACGGTCTACCTCTTCGGCAGTCCGCGGGATCTCTCGGATCCGTCGGTCGAACTGACCGCGCGGGTGCATGACGAGTGCAACGGCTCCGACGTGTTCGGGTCCGACATCTGCACCTGCCGGCCCTACCTGACCCACGCCATCGAGGAGTGCATCCAGGGCGCGCAACGTGGCGGAGTCGGCCTGGTGGCCTACTCCCGCAAGGAGGGTCGCGCCTTGGGTGAGGTCACCAAGTTCCTGGTGTACAACGCACGCAAACGGCAGAGCGGGGGCGACAGCGCCGATCAGTACTTCGCCCGCACCGAATGCGTTGCGGGCGTGCAGGACATGCGATTCCAGGAGTTGATGCCCGACGTCCTGCACTGGCTGGGAGTGCGCAGGATCCACCGCCTGGTGTCGATGAGCAACATGAAGTACGACGCCATCACGGGGTCCGGAATCACGGTCGACGAGAGGGTCAACATCCCCGACGAGCTGATTCCGCCCGATGCCCGCGTGGAGATCGACGCCAAGACGGCGGCCGGCTACTTCACTCCCGGCGCGGTCCCCGATGCCGTCGAGTTGAAGAAGGCCAAGGGAAGAGGGCTGCCGGCATGA
- a CDS encoding URC4/urg3 family protein has translation MTVTRDLDSLAVQHLRTTTAIRERADWLLERARRGDSRWFEVDDDGLERAADEVAAETRRRHPGLDIPYHSRWRHFEAGGVDRKALLDNGLAAQTPTRRAQALMDLTVVSVLLDAGAGASWRYREADTGGIFSRSEGLGVASWHAFTAGVFSSDPADPLRCDAAGLRALTAARLAEAFQVTPDNPLVGLDGRVALLHRLGAVLAQRTDVFGHLGRPGGLVDSFGAELAAHDLLSSVLRLMSDIWRAQNMIGHYPLGDCWHHDAVPGVGSSRGWMPLHKLSQWLTYSLLEPFEWAGRTVHGLDDLTGLAEYRNGGLFLDTAALRLRDPDFGTRVWSPADELVVEWRALTIALLDGLAPLVRQRLGINAEQMPLARVLEGGTWWAGRRLAAQLRDGLPPLTVNSDGTVF, from the coding sequence ATGACGGTCACCCGCGACCTCGACTCACTTGCGGTGCAGCACTTGCGGACCACAACCGCGATCCGGGAACGTGCGGACTGGCTGCTGGAGCGCGCGCGCCGGGGCGACTCGCGGTGGTTCGAGGTCGACGACGACGGCCTGGAGCGCGCGGCCGACGAGGTGGCCGCCGAGACGCGCCGCCGCCATCCCGGCCTGGACATCCCGTACCACAGCCGGTGGCGCCACTTCGAGGCCGGCGGAGTGGATCGAAAAGCGCTGCTGGACAACGGACTGGCCGCGCAGACGCCCACGCGACGGGCACAGGCCCTCATGGACCTGACCGTCGTCAGCGTGCTGCTGGACGCCGGCGCCGGTGCGTCCTGGCGCTACCGCGAGGCCGACACGGGCGGCATCTTCTCCCGATCCGAGGGACTGGGGGTGGCCAGCTGGCACGCTTTCACCGCCGGTGTGTTCTCCAGCGACCCGGCTGATCCACTGCGCTGCGACGCCGCAGGCCTGCGGGCCCTGACCGCCGCACGTCTGGCCGAAGCGTTCCAGGTGACTCCGGACAATCCGCTGGTCGGATTGGACGGGCGGGTGGCGCTCCTGCACCGACTCGGTGCTGTTCTGGCGCAGCGCACCGACGTGTTCGGTCACCTCGGACGCCCCGGTGGCCTCGTCGACTCCTTCGGTGCCGAACTGGCCGCCCACGACCTGCTGTCCTCGGTCCTGCGGTTGATGTCCGACATCTGGCGGGCGCAGAACATGATCGGCCACTATCCGCTGGGTGACTGCTGGCACCACGACGCCGTGCCCGGCGTCGGATCGAGCCGAGGCTGGATGCCGCTGCACAAGCTGTCCCAGTGGCTCACCTACTCGCTGCTGGAACCGTTCGAATGGGCCGGCCGAACGGTGCACGGACTGGACGACCTGACGGGTCTTGCCGAATACCGCAACGGCGGACTCTTTCTGGACACGGCCGCGTTGAGACTCCGCGACCCCGACTTCGGGACGCGAGTGTGGTCCCCGGCCGACGAGTTGGTCGTCGAGTGGCGAGCACTGACGATCGCGCTGCTCGACGGGCTGGCTCCCCTGGTTCGACAGCGCCTCGGCATCAATGCCGAGCAGATGCCGCTTGCCCGTGTGCTCGAAGGTGGAACCTGGTGGGCTGGGCGAAGACTCGCGGCGCAGTTGCGTGACGGCCTTCCTCCTCTGACGGTCAACAGTGACGGGACGGTGTTCTGA
- the upp gene encoding uracil phosphoribosyltransferase, with protein MGEVHIVDHPLVQHKLTLLRRKEASTKSFRELVGEISALMSYEVLRDMPMHEIEIDTPLEPMTSRVIDGKKLVFVSILRAGSGILDGMLSVVPSARVGHVGLYRDPKTLVAVEYYFKLPEDLEERDVVIVDPMLATGNSAVAALDRVKEFGPRSLKFVCLLTCPEGLAAMDRFHPDVPIYTAAVDRRLDDHGYIVPGLGDAGDRIFGTK; from the coding sequence GTGGGTGAAGTGCACATCGTCGACCACCCCCTGGTCCAGCACAAGCTGACGCTGCTGCGTCGGAAAGAGGCCTCCACCAAGAGCTTCCGCGAACTCGTCGGCGAGATCTCGGCCCTGATGAGCTATGAGGTGCTGCGGGACATGCCCATGCACGAGATCGAGATCGACACCCCGCTGGAGCCGATGACCAGCCGGGTCATCGACGGCAAGAAACTGGTCTTCGTCTCGATCCTGCGGGCGGGCAGCGGCATTCTCGACGGCATGCTGTCGGTCGTGCCGAGTGCCCGGGTCGGTCACGTCGGGCTGTACCGCGACCCGAAGACGCTGGTGGCGGTGGAGTACTACTTCAAGCTGCCCGAAGACCTCGAGGAGCGCGACGTCGTGATCGTGGATCCGATGTTGGCCACCGGAAACTCCGCGGTGGCCGCGCTGGACCGGGTCAAGGAGTTCGGGCCGCGGTCGCTGAAGTTCGTGTGCCTGCTCACGTGTCCGGAGGGCCTGGCGGCCATGGACCGATTCCACCCCGATGTGCCGATCTACACCGCGGCGGTCGACCGTCGCCTCGACGATCACGGCTACATCGTGCCGGGCCTCGGAGACGCCGGCGACCGGATCTTTGGTACTAAGTGA
- the oxc gene encoding oxalyl-CoA decarboxylase has translation MTDSRAAQTDGAHLLVDALKLNGVRTIYGLVGIPVTDVARIAQASGVRFLGFRHESSAGHAAAAAGFLTGRPGVCLTASGPGFLNGLAALANATTNCFPMIQIAGSSGRRIVDLQRGDYEELDQLAVARQLAKAAYRVDCAQDIGLAVARAIRTAASGRPGGVYLDVPAAVLGEVVDAAAGAASLRTVVDPAPRVSPGSDAVERALTLLSEADKPLIVLGKGAAYAQADAEIRDFVETTGIPFLPMSMAKGLLPDDHPQSVAAARSLAMREADVVMLVGARLNWLLGHGEAPQWNPEARFVQVEIDPTELDSNQTISAPLVGDIGSVFEALNRHPSTPDIAAPAQWRQALAAKVAANTAKMAERLAEERHPMGFHGALRAVRDVLAEHPDIRLVNEGANTLDLTRNVIGMQHPRHRLDSGTWGVMGIGLGYAIAAAVETGGPVLAIEGDSAFGFSAMEMETICRYRLPATVLVFNNGGIYRGDGVNTQSADPAPTSLLQSTRYDRMAESFGATGFLVRTPSELALALKQAIAAGGPALIDCLIDPTDGTESGHLSNLNPVGIGAPLTQGIR, from the coding sequence ATGACCGATTCCCGTGCGGCGCAGACCGACGGAGCTCACCTGCTCGTCGATGCTCTGAAGCTCAACGGCGTCCGCACCATCTACGGCCTGGTCGGCATTCCGGTCACCGACGTGGCCCGGATCGCGCAGGCCTCTGGAGTGAGATTTCTGGGTTTCCGCCACGAGAGCTCCGCGGGCCACGCAGCCGCGGCCGCCGGGTTTCTCACGGGCCGGCCCGGGGTGTGCCTGACGGCGTCCGGTCCCGGCTTTCTCAACGGGCTTGCGGCCCTGGCCAACGCCACCACCAACTGCTTCCCGATGATTCAGATCGCCGGGTCCAGTGGGCGCCGGATCGTCGACCTGCAGCGCGGAGACTACGAGGAACTCGATCAGCTGGCGGTCGCGCGGCAATTGGCCAAGGCTGCCTACCGGGTCGACTGTGCTCAGGACATCGGTCTGGCCGTTGCCCGCGCGATCCGCACGGCCGCATCGGGCCGGCCCGGCGGGGTATATCTCGACGTGCCTGCCGCGGTCCTCGGCGAGGTGGTCGACGCCGCCGCGGGGGCGGCCTCGCTGCGGACGGTCGTCGACCCGGCACCCCGGGTGTCACCGGGCTCCGATGCCGTCGAACGTGCCCTGACTCTGCTCTCCGAGGCCGACAAACCCCTCATCGTGCTGGGTAAAGGCGCTGCCTACGCGCAGGCCGACGCCGAGATCCGCGACTTCGTCGAGACGACCGGCATCCCGTTCCTGCCCATGTCGATGGCCAAGGGCCTGCTACCCGACGACCACCCACAGTCGGTGGCCGCGGCGCGCTCGCTCGCGATGCGTGAGGCCGATGTCGTGATGCTCGTGGGTGCACGGCTCAACTGGCTGCTCGGACACGGCGAGGCCCCGCAGTGGAATCCTGAGGCGAGGTTCGTCCAGGTCGAGATCGACCCGACCGAACTGGACAGCAATCAGACCATCAGCGCGCCACTCGTCGGTGACATCGGTTCGGTCTTCGAGGCGCTCAATCGGCACCCGTCGACACCTGACATCGCCGCCCCGGCGCAGTGGCGACAGGCGTTGGCCGCCAAGGTCGCAGCGAACACCGCGAAGATGGCCGAGCGGTTGGCCGAGGAGCGGCACCCCATGGGTTTCCACGGCGCACTTCGTGCCGTCCGCGACGTGCTCGCCGAACACCCCGACATCCGCCTGGTCAACGAGGGCGCCAACACCCTGGACCTGACGCGCAACGTGATCGGCATGCAGCACCCACGCCACCGCCTCGACTCGGGCACCTGGGGCGTGATGGGAATCGGCCTCGGATACGCGATCGCCGCCGCGGTCGAGACCGGGGGACCGGTTCTGGCCATCGAGGGAGACAGCGCGTTCGGGTTCTCCGCGATGGAGATGGAGACGATCTGCCGGTACCGACTTCCGGCCACGGTGCTGGTGTTCAACAACGGCGGCATCTACCGTGGCGACGGCGTGAATACCCAGTCCGCCGATCCAGCACCCACCTCGCTGCTCCAGTCGACCAGATATGACCGCATGGCCGAATCATTCGGTGCCACCGGCTTTCTCGTCAGGACACCGAGTGAGCTGGCATTGGCGCTGAAGCAGGCCATCGCGGCCGGGGGCCCGGCATTGATCGACTGCCTGATCGACCCCACCGACGGCACCGAGAGCGGACACCTGAGCAACCTCAACCCCGTCGGCATTGGGGCACCTCTGACACAAGGGATTCGATGA
- the ygiD gene encoding 4,5-DOPA-extradiol-dioxygenase: MPAAFIGHGSPMNALEVNRYTSAWRAFGRSVPRPRAILVVSAHWYINATAVTAMSRPRTIHDFYGFPDELFAVDYPAPGQPDLVDEIREIVKPTWVGADVDSWGIDHGTWSVLVHAFPDASIPVVQLSINADKPLHYHLDLGARLSVLRSRGVLIVGSGNIVHNLAAMTGALPDSGYDWSQRFDADARELLTSTPDDILRLGAHRDYRAAVPTPDHFIPLLYLAGAAGAASSSLDGLVEGHCYGSLSMSSYTLGASEIPQDVDAGAAAPPLEVDAGQSNI; this comes from the coding sequence ATGCCAGCGGCGTTCATCGGCCATGGTAGTCCGATGAACGCGTTGGAGGTGAATCGGTACACCTCGGCATGGCGTGCGTTCGGCCGGTCGGTGCCGCGACCGCGTGCGATCCTCGTCGTCAGTGCGCACTGGTACATCAACGCCACAGCCGTCACCGCGATGTCCCGGCCGCGCACGATCCACGACTTCTACGGCTTCCCCGATGAGTTGTTCGCCGTGGACTACCCCGCTCCGGGCCAACCCGATCTGGTCGACGAGATCAGGGAGATCGTCAAGCCGACGTGGGTCGGCGCCGATGTCGACAGCTGGGGCATCGACCACGGCACCTGGTCGGTACTGGTACACGCCTTCCCCGACGCCTCGATTCCCGTGGTCCAACTGTCGATCAACGCCGACAAGCCGCTGCACTACCACCTCGACCTCGGCGCCAGGCTGTCGGTGCTGCGCAGTCGTGGTGTGCTGATCGTGGGCAGTGGCAACATCGTGCACAACCTGGCGGCCATGACCGGCGCACTCCCCGACTCCGGATACGACTGGTCGCAACGATTCGACGCGGATGCCCGCGAGCTTCTGACCAGCACCCCAGACGACATCCTGCGGTTGGGCGCGCACCGTGACTACCGGGCGGCGGTGCCCACGCCGGACCACTTCATCCCCCTGCTCTATCTCGCGGGGGCGGCGGGTGCGGCGTCATCCTCGCTGGACGGACTGGTCGAGGGCCACTGCTACGGATCGCTGTCGATGTCGTCCTACACCCTGGGCGCCTCCGAAATCCCGCAGGATGTCGACGCTGGCGCGGCGGCTCCGCCGCTGGAGGTCGACGCAGGCCAGTCGAACATCTGA
- a CDS encoding carboxymuconolactone decarboxylase family protein, which produces MGLGPLPADEWDDRARESLASLVAPEHRHPDGAGNALATMVRHPDLAAAYLPFGVHLLERSTLPPRMRELVTLRVAHNTGCAYEWAHHVHMGAQVGITDEDIVALRRGAAHDEFDRALIAAVDELQQYWGLSPATWEALGERLDDQQRMDLIFTVGGYTTFAMGLNSFGVRPEQQAVDAAH; this is translated from the coding sequence ATGGGTCTGGGCCCGTTGCCCGCGGACGAATGGGACGACCGCGCGCGCGAGTCGTTGGCCAGCCTGGTGGCCCCCGAACACAGGCATCCGGACGGGGCCGGAAACGCGCTGGCGACCATGGTCCGACATCCTGACCTCGCGGCCGCCTACCTGCCGTTCGGCGTGCACCTGCTTGAGCGGTCGACCCTGCCGCCACGCATGCGGGAACTGGTCACGCTGCGCGTCGCACACAACACCGGGTGCGCCTACGAGTGGGCCCACCACGTCCACATGGGCGCACAGGTCGGTATCACCGACGAGGACATCGTCGCGCTTCGGCGCGGCGCGGCGCACGACGAGTTCGATCGCGCACTGATCGCCGCCGTGGACGAACTGCAGCAGTACTGGGGACTGTCGCCGGCGACCTGGGAAGCCCTGGGGGAGCGACTCGACGATCAGCAGCGCATGGACCTGATCTTCACCGTGGGCGGATACACCACGTTCGCCATGGGGCTCAACTCATTTGGGGTACGGCCCGAACAGCAGGCCGTCGACGCCGCGCACTAG
- a CDS encoding TetR/AcrR family transcriptional regulator: MSPNTESRGGRGARQRIERAAAELFYRRGIHASGVDLLTEEAHVSKRTFYQHFPSKNDLVETYLRAIDERGGSPAERQLDKEHSTPRERLLAIFDAPAVNRYRGCPFHNAAVEAAGTLPVVDDIVRSHKQGFADRLASVAAEAGAADPHLLAQQVLVLFEGGTSLATSMNDTAPLVHARTAAAQLIDAACA, encoded by the coding sequence ATGAGCCCGAACACTGAGTCACGGGGCGGGCGCGGTGCGCGGCAGCGGATCGAACGAGCGGCCGCTGAACTGTTCTACCGACGCGGTATCCACGCGAGTGGCGTCGACCTGCTCACCGAAGAGGCGCACGTCTCGAAACGGACCTTCTATCAGCATTTTCCGAGCAAGAACGACCTTGTTGAAACCTATCTGCGGGCCATTGACGAGCGCGGTGGGTCACCGGCGGAGCGGCAACTCGACAAGGAGCACTCGACGCCCCGTGAGCGTTTACTGGCGATCTTCGACGCCCCGGCGGTGAATCGGTACCGCGGATGCCCGTTCCACAATGCCGCCGTGGAAGCGGCGGGCACACTGCCCGTCGTCGACGACATCGTCCGCTCACATAAGCAGGGCTTCGCCGACAGGCTCGCCTCGGTGGCCGCGGAGGCGGGCGCGGCAGACCCCCATCTTCTGGCCCAGCAAGTGCTGGTGCTGTTCGAGGGCGGTACCTCGTTGGCGACGTCGATGAACGACACCGCCCCCCTGGTGCACGCCAGGACCGCCGCGGCGCAGTTGATCGACGCCGCGTGCGCGTGA
- a CDS encoding PP2C family protein-serine/threonine phosphatase, with the protein MTEAGNAPPPVDETRHHNLSLLLVEDDRGDAVLVEELVSDALIDAEVVWAPSMAHAEKLLARTRPDCVLLDMNLPDSEGTAALRHVLELDSTMPIVVLTGLADEHFGVSAVASGAQDYLIKGRVEPDMLRRAVLYAVERKRAELTAVDLHASQLRARENARLERGLLPSPLLLDDPGVDIVARYRPSRANALLGGDFYDFVQTPDRTVHVMVGDVAGHGPDEAALGVALRIAWRALTFAGLRGTDRMRELNRILRVERAGSGLFATVMSLAIPPTGPLISAVRAGHPGMLLHRDGQVDWVIPPGAPALGVHLGDWPTDRVELPVGAGLVLLTDGLFEGHSGRGNERLGEDGLLELARSLAHLPGAEFVDALIEGAEQRAHARGGITDDIAVVRVERLTA; encoded by the coding sequence ATGACTGAAGCTGGGAACGCGCCACCGCCTGTCGATGAGACGCGGCACCACAACCTGTCTTTGCTGTTGGTCGAGGACGATCGTGGCGACGCCGTCCTCGTCGAGGAGTTGGTCTCCGATGCGCTGATCGACGCCGAGGTGGTCTGGGCTCCGTCGATGGCCCATGCCGAGAAGCTCCTGGCGCGGACCCGACCGGACTGCGTGCTGTTGGACATGAACCTGCCCGATTCCGAGGGCACGGCCGCGCTGCGCCACGTCCTCGAACTGGATTCGACGATGCCCATCGTCGTGCTCACGGGACTGGCCGACGAACACTTCGGCGTCTCCGCCGTCGCCTCCGGTGCCCAGGACTACCTGATCAAGGGACGCGTCGAACCGGACATGTTGCGCCGTGCCGTGCTCTACGCAGTGGAACGCAAGCGCGCCGAGTTGACCGCGGTCGACCTGCACGCCAGCCAACTCCGGGCGCGGGAGAATGCGCGCCTGGAGCGCGGTCTGCTGCCGTCGCCACTGCTGCTCGATGACCCGGGCGTCGACATCGTCGCCCGGTACCGCCCCAGCCGGGCCAACGCGCTGCTTGGCGGCGACTTCTACGACTTCGTGCAGACACCGGACCGCACCGTGCACGTCATGGTCGGCGACGTCGCCGGCCACGGCCCCGACGAGGCCGCCCTCGGCGTCGCACTGCGCATCGCCTGGCGTGCGCTGACGTTCGCGGGCCTGCGCGGTACCGACCGGATGCGCGAGCTCAACCGGATCCTTCGGGTGGAACGCGCAGGCAGCGGACTCTTCGCGACCGTGATGAGCCTCGCGATCCCGCCGACGGGCCCACTGATCTCCGCGGTTCGGGCCGGGCATCCGGGCATGCTCCTGCACCGCGATGGGCAGGTGGACTGGGTGATCCCGCCGGGCGCGCCCGCGCTCGGGGTCCATCTCGGAGATTGGCCGACCGACCGCGTCGAACTGCCCGTCGGCGCGGGACTGGTGCTGCTCACCGACGGCCTGTTCGAGGGACACTCCGGCCGGGGAAACGAGCGCCTTGGCGAGGATGGGCTGCTGGAACTGGCGCGGTCGTTGGCCCACCTCCCCGGTGCGGAATTCGTCGACGCGCTGATCGAGGGTGCCGAGCAGCGTGCGCACGCCAGGGGCGGCATCACTGACGACATCGCAGTGGTCCGCGTCGAGCGATTGACTGCCTGA
- a CDS encoding NmrA family NAD(P)-binding protein translates to MTHPVLVLGATGRHGNTGGHLVRRLVEEGHAVRALARSHSTRTEELAEWGAEIVIGDLHDRRSLIPALADVDLAFFTYPIAAGAVPAAANYAAAVREVGRSLRTVVMSMGPAHPENPSALGRAQWLCEEVLQWAGLDLTILRIPALFHQNLLVLHAESIRHDGTFRNSFGNGEIAWISGGDAAELALTALLHPERFDGPIAYPPGSEQFSHSEVADLLTDLLGARIRFESVSREQWHDELRAQSLARPDGPVNAAMAQHISAVGEAVARNGAATPADASALGALIGRSPQPLRGFLEEHLEAFRPANRRRADTG, encoded by the coding sequence ATGACACACCCCGTCCTGGTCCTCGGCGCCACCGGCCGACACGGCAATACCGGCGGACATCTGGTTCGCCGACTCGTTGAGGAGGGCCATGCCGTCCGTGCACTCGCGCGGTCACACTCGACGCGCACCGAGGAGCTGGCCGAATGGGGGGCCGAGATCGTGATCGGGGATCTCCACGACCGGCGCAGCCTGATCCCGGCGTTGGCGGACGTCGACCTCGCGTTCTTCACGTATCCGATCGCGGCGGGCGCCGTGCCTGCCGCAGCGAACTACGCCGCCGCGGTGCGCGAGGTGGGGCGCAGCCTGAGAACCGTTGTGATGTCGATGGGGCCCGCACACCCGGAAAATCCCAGCGCCCTCGGCAGGGCGCAGTGGCTGTGCGAGGAGGTGCTGCAGTGGGCCGGCCTCGACCTCACCATCCTGCGGATCCCGGCACTGTTCCATCAGAATCTGCTGGTGTTGCATGCGGAGTCGATCCGGCACGACGGAACCTTCCGCAACTCGTTCGGGAACGGCGAGATCGCGTGGATCAGCGGCGGTGACGCCGCCGAACTGGCGCTGACGGCGCTGCTTCATCCGGAACGCTTCGACGGCCCGATCGCCTACCCTCCGGGATCCGAACAGTTCAGTCACTCCGAGGTGGCCGATCTGCTGACCGACCTGCTCGGTGCGCGCATCCGATTCGAGTCGGTGAGCCGGGAGCAGTGGCATGACGAACTGCGCGCACAAAGCCTGGCCAGACCCGACGGGCCGGTGAATGCGGCGATGGCCCAGCATATCTCCGCAGTGGGTGAAGCCGTCGCCCGCAACGGAGCGGCGACACCCGCCGACGCATCCGCCCTCGGCGCACTGATCGGTCGCTCCCCGCAGCCACTGCGGGGCTTCCTGGAGGAGCACCTCGAGGCGTTCCGGCCCGCCAACCGACGTCGAGCCGATACCGGGTAG
- a CDS encoding siderophore-interacting protein has protein sequence MGHSPATVVHVGTPAPMFRRIGLDIEDPEALQVAPGPDSAVGVYFSPGDPAGQGRNYTVRRHRGARIEIDVFVQSDGPGATWARTAREGQRVGLDHARSWYRPPASTRWQLLVCDVAGLPAATRILEEPAPGTSVVVVAEVLDEAHLKCLRVRADVTVVSSVGTGNGAGPSRLAAMVQGLTLPQGPGYCWFGGEAAQSRMVRRHLRDTGWSIDQTDITGYWRWNSEEWDARYALVADTLFKSYQRAVAAGRSEKAAAEEFDEALEREGL, from the coding sequence ATGGGCCACTCCCCCGCGACGGTCGTGCACGTCGGCACTCCGGCACCGATGTTCCGCCGGATCGGCCTGGACATCGAGGACCCTGAGGCGCTGCAGGTCGCGCCGGGCCCGGACTCCGCCGTCGGCGTCTACTTTTCGCCGGGCGACCCGGCCGGCCAGGGGCGCAACTACACAGTCCGTCGCCACCGGGGTGCGCGCATCGAGATCGATGTCTTCGTGCAGTCTGACGGGCCCGGAGCGACCTGGGCCAGGACCGCCCGAGAGGGACAGCGCGTCGGCCTCGACCACGCGCGGTCGTGGTACCGGCCGCCTGCGTCCACCCGCTGGCAACTGCTGGTGTGTGACGTTGCGGGACTGCCCGCCGCGACCCGCATCCTCGAGGAACCTGCCCCCGGCACGTCCGTGGTTGTGGTGGCCGAAGTGCTCGACGAGGCGCACCTGAAATGTCTGAGAGTCCGGGCCGACGTCACCGTGGTGTCGAGCGTCGGCACCGGAAATGGCGCGGGCCCGAGTCGGCTGGCCGCGATGGTCCAGGGCCTGACGTTGCCGCAGGGGCCGGGCTACTGCTGGTTCGGTGGTGAGGCCGCTCAGTCGCGGATGGTGCGCAGGCACCTGCGCGACACCGGGTGGAGCATCGACCAGACCGACATCACGGGCTACTGGCGGTGGAACTCCGAAGAGTGGGATGCGCGATACGCCCTCGTCGCCGACACGCTGTTCAAGAGCTATCAGCGCGCCGTCGCCGCTGGCAGAAGCGAAAAAGCCGCGGCCGAGGAGTTCGACGAGGCCCTCGAGCGGGAAGGCCTGTGA